A genomic window from Actinomycetes bacterium includes:
- a CDS encoding glutamate--tRNA ligase family protein produces MTEARPPRDGVRLRVAPSPTGDPHVGTAYMSLFNLAFVRQQGGAFVLRIEDTDRARYVADSEAQVFDMLRWLGFDWDEGPDVGGPVGPYRQSERLDVYPGYAQRLLDSGHAYHCWCSTERLTRMREEQQRAKLPTGYDRLCLGRTRDERAALPGFSETPVLRMLVPDDVDVVF; encoded by the coding sequence ATGACTGAGGCTCGACCGCCCCGAGACGGGGTCCGCCTGCGCGTCGCGCCCTCCCCGACGGGCGACCCGCACGTCGGGACGGCGTACATGTCGCTGTTCAACCTCGCTTTCGTCCGCCAGCAGGGCGGGGCGTTCGTGCTGCGCATCGAGGACACCGACCGGGCCCGCTACGTCGCCGACAGCGAGGCCCAGGTCTTCGACATGCTTCGCTGGCTCGGGTTCGACTGGGACGAGGGGCCGGACGTCGGCGGGCCGGTGGGGCCGTACCGCCAGTCCGAGCGCCTGGACGTCTACCCCGGCTACGCGCAGCGCCTGCTCGACTCGGGACACGCCTATCACTGCTGGTGCAGCACCGAACGGCTCACGCGGATGCGTGAGGAGCAGCAGCGTGCGAAGCTCCCGACCGGCTATGACCGGCTCTGCCTCGGCCGAACGCGCGACGAGCGCGCGGCCCTGCCCGGCTTCAGCGAGACTCCGGTCCTGCGCATGCTGGTTCCCGACGACGTCGACGTGGTCTTCGA
- a CDS encoding fumarylacetoacetate hydrolase family protein yields MRIARISLDGTPAFGLVEGAPGSETVTVLAGHPFGVIERTERTVDLADVRLLAPVLPSKVVGVGRNYAEHVREMGGEIPDEPVLFLKPSTSVIGPGDPIPYPMLSHEVHHEGELAVVIGRLIREVPIQRAFEAVLGYTCGNDVTARDLQRSDAQWTRAKGFDGFCPLGPWIETELDPSDVALTCSVNGELRQSSRTSLLMRGVAELVAFVSAVMTLLPGDVILTGTPAGVGPLHVGDTVSVEVEGIGTLRNPVVGDD; encoded by the coding sequence GTGCGGATCGCCCGGATCAGCCTCGACGGCACCCCGGCCTTCGGGCTCGTCGAGGGGGCACCCGGCAGCGAGACGGTCACGGTGCTGGCCGGTCATCCCTTCGGGGTCATCGAGCGGACCGAGCGCACCGTCGACCTCGCCGACGTCCGCCTCCTCGCGCCGGTCCTGCCGAGCAAGGTCGTCGGCGTCGGGCGCAACTACGCCGAGCACGTACGCGAGATGGGCGGGGAGATCCCGGACGAGCCGGTGCTGTTCCTGAAGCCGTCCACGTCAGTCATCGGGCCGGGGGACCCGATTCCCTACCCGATGCTCTCCCACGAGGTGCACCACGAGGGCGAGCTGGCCGTGGTGATCGGCCGCCTCATCCGTGAGGTCCCGATCCAGCGTGCGTTCGAGGCGGTGCTCGGCTACACCTGCGGCAACGACGTCACCGCTCGGGACCTCCAGCGAAGCGACGCCCAGTGGACCCGGGCCAAGGGCTTCGACGGCTTCTGCCCGCTCGGCCCGTGGATCGAGACCGAGCTCGACCCCTCCGACGTGGCCCTGACGTGCAGCGTGAACGGCGAGCTGCGCCAGTCGTCAAGAACCAGTCTCCTCATGCGCGGCGTCGCCGAGCTGGTGGCCTTCGTCTCAGCGGTGATGACCCTGCTGCCCGGCGATGTGATCCTGACCGGGACACCGGCGGGAGTGGGTCCGCTCCACGTCGGGGACACGGTCAGCGTGGAGGTCGAGGGGATCGGCACGCTGCGCAACCCGGTGGTGGGCGATGACTGA
- the cimA gene encoding citramalate synthase, producing the protein MTDDAFHVYDTTLRDGAQREGITYSVADKLAVARLLDSFGVGFVEGGWPGALPKDTEFFHRAVEENVLQHAQLVAFGSTRRAGVDAADDPQVLALLESKAPVVCLVAKSDVRHVTEALRTTYDENLAMVGDTVALLVGEGRRVFVDCEHFFDGYRHDPDYGVTLLQTAASAGADVAVLCDTNGGMLPSQVGRVVADVLARSGVRLGIHCQDDTGCAVANTIAAVEAGATHVQCTANGYGERTGNADLFAVVANLELKMGMKVLPDGRLAEAVRVSHAIAEIANLVPDTHQPYVGVSSFAHKAGLHASALKVSADLYNHVDASAVGNDMRVLVTEMAGRASVELKGRELGYDLSGDREAVGRVVERVKGLEAQGWTFEAADASFELLLLAETEQGRARPFVVESWRTIVEQRPDGEVVSEATVKLRAGAGGERVISTREGNGPVNALDNALRAALVSAYPRLEALELVDYKVRILEGKQGTGAVTRVLIDTSDGEREWTTVGVHENVIAASWLALEDAVEYGLLRPSATPPVA; encoded by the coding sequence ATGACCGACGACGCGTTCCACGTGTACGACACCACCTTGCGTGACGGCGCGCAGCGTGAGGGGATCACGTACTCGGTGGCCGACAAGCTCGCCGTCGCTCGCCTGCTCGACTCCTTCGGGGTCGGCTTCGTGGAGGGCGGCTGGCCGGGCGCCTTGCCGAAGGACACCGAGTTCTTCCACCGGGCAGTGGAGGAGAACGTCTTGCAGCACGCGCAGCTCGTGGCGTTCGGATCGACGCGGCGAGCGGGAGTCGATGCCGCAGACGACCCCCAGGTGCTCGCGCTGCTGGAGTCCAAGGCTCCCGTGGTGTGCCTGGTCGCCAAGTCCGACGTGCGCCACGTCACGGAGGCGTTGCGTACGACCTACGACGAGAACCTGGCCATGGTGGGAGACACCGTCGCGCTGCTCGTCGGGGAGGGCCGCCGCGTGTTCGTGGACTGCGAGCACTTCTTCGACGGCTACCGGCACGACCCCGATTACGGCGTGACCCTGCTGCAGACGGCCGCATCGGCAGGCGCCGACGTCGCTGTGCTCTGCGACACCAACGGCGGCATGCTTCCCTCGCAGGTCGGGCGCGTCGTGGCGGACGTCCTCGCGCGCAGCGGCGTACGGCTCGGCATCCACTGCCAGGACGACACCGGATGCGCGGTCGCCAACACCATCGCCGCGGTCGAGGCCGGTGCGACCCATGTGCAGTGCACGGCCAACGGATACGGCGAGCGGACGGGTAACGCCGACCTGTTCGCGGTGGTGGCCAACCTCGAGCTGAAGATGGGCATGAAGGTCCTCCCTGACGGCCGCCTCGCGGAGGCGGTCCGGGTCTCCCACGCCATCGCCGAGATCGCCAACTTGGTGCCCGACACCCATCAGCCCTACGTCGGGGTCTCCTCCTTCGCCCACAAGGCCGGGCTGCACGCGAGCGCGCTGAAGGTCTCGGCCGACCTGTACAACCACGTCGACGCCTCGGCCGTCGGCAACGACATGCGTGTCCTCGTGACGGAGATGGCCGGCCGGGCGTCCGTCGAGCTCAAGGGCCGTGAGCTCGGTTACGACCTCAGCGGTGACCGCGAGGCCGTGGGGCGGGTGGTCGAGCGGGTCAAGGGTCTCGAGGCCCAGGGCTGGACCTTCGAGGCGGCCGACGCCAGCTTCGAGCTGTTGCTGCTCGCCGAGACCGAACAGGGACGGGCCCGGCCCTTCGTCGTCGAGTCGTGGCGCACGATCGTGGAGCAGCGGCCGGACGGTGAGGTCGTGTCCGAGGCGACCGTGAAGCTGCGCGCGGGTGCGGGCGGCGAGCGGGTGATCAGTACGCGGGAGGGCAACGGCCCGGTGAACGCGCTCGACAACGCGTTGCGCGCCGCCCTCGTGTCGGCGTACCCGCGCCTCGAGGCCCTCGAGCTCGTCGACTACAAGGTCCGCATCCTCGAGGGCAAGCAGGGCACCGGCGCCGTCACCCGCGTCCTCATCGACACGAGCGACGGGGAGCGGGAGTGGACGACCGTCGGCGTCCACGAGAACGTGATCGCGGCATCCTGGCTGGCGCTCGAGGACGCCGTCGAGTACGGGCTGCTGCGGCCGTCGGCCACCCCGCCGGTAGCCTGA
- a CDS encoding GDSL-type esterase/lipase family protein, giving the protein MDRRGVVLRASAAALLVLLGGGTAAWALRSSPSAQAQPAPSGLPAPGTSASTTTPAGSFDAQPLTAAAASTSSPLRPGASTLVLGDSLALDVYPWLADLLPDRYVSYAAVVGRATPATYAALRSLPKVPPLVLVSLGTNDLDPASFARAAEEILTYLGPHRCVVWSDVVRPDWVGGGAAAINAVIERLASTRPNLHVLHWTSMVAAHPEWLGGDGIHPRPAGAQARAEAFAAAALACSPFDASAPRASKQVLPASAFTAPGPGSGTTSTAASTPTNVATPSPRTSHASVAPARSTSSSPGTRTPPSSPSREPASASSPPALPPAPSSPTPTPSAT; this is encoded by the coding sequence GTGGACAGGCGGGGCGTCGTACTCCGCGCGTCCGCCGCGGCGCTCCTGGTCCTCCTCGGCGGGGGCACGGCCGCCTGGGCACTGCGCTCCTCTCCGTCCGCGCAGGCGCAGCCGGCTCCATCCGGCCTGCCGGCACCCGGTACCTCCGCGTCGACGACGACCCCGGCGGGGTCCTTCGATGCGCAGCCGCTCACCGCCGCGGCGGCGTCCACGTCGAGCCCGCTTCGCCCGGGGGCGAGCACGCTCGTGCTCGGCGACTCCCTGGCCCTCGACGTCTACCCGTGGCTGGCCGACCTGCTGCCCGACCGCTACGTCTCCTACGCCGCGGTCGTCGGCCGGGCCACCCCTGCCACCTACGCCGCGCTGCGGTCCCTTCCGAAGGTGCCGCCGCTCGTCCTGGTGAGCCTCGGCACGAACGACCTCGACCCCGCGTCCTTCGCCCGGGCGGCCGAGGAGATCCTCACCTACCTTGGTCCGCACCGGTGTGTCGTGTGGTCCGACGTCGTCCGGCCCGACTGGGTGGGGGGCGGAGCCGCGGCGATCAACGCGGTGATCGAGCGGCTGGCCTCGACCCGCCCGAACCTGCACGTGCTGCACTGGACGTCGATGGTGGCGGCGCACCCGGAGTGGCTCGGCGGCGACGGGATCCACCCGCGGCCGGCGGGCGCGCAGGCGCGTGCCGAGGCCTTCGCCGCGGCGGCGCTCGCCTGCTCGCCGTTCGATGCCTCCGCACCACGGGCGAGCAAGCAGGTCCTTCCCGCCTCGGCGTTCACCGCACCGGGGCCCGGTTCGGGGACCACGAGCACGGCTGCGAGCACCCCGACCAATGTCGCGACGCCGTCCCCACGGACGTCACACGCGTCCGTGGCCCCGGCACGCTCGACGAGCTCCTCGCCCGGCACCCGGACCCCGCCGTCGAGCCCCTCGAGGGAACCGGCATCGGCGTCGAGCCCTCCGGCGCTGCCTCCGGCTCCCTCGAGCCCGACACCGACCCCGTCGGCGACGTGA
- a CDS encoding MarR family transcriptional regulator: MSDDVDPDEVVIPALLRAARNAYALAVRRALAAADIHDMPRNGPYVLGGLANHGATLATLINDLQVTKQAASQLIDTLVLRGYLDRHVDAEDRRRLAVTLTERGLAAAEEVQRAVRSVDSELAAMITTEKLAVMREGLFALAGIGFRLRGE; encoded by the coding sequence ATGAGTGATGACGTCGACCCCGACGAGGTCGTGATCCCGGCCCTGCTCCGCGCCGCCCGCAACGCCTACGCGCTGGCGGTCCGGCGCGCGCTGGCCGCGGCGGACATCCACGACATGCCGCGCAACGGCCCGTACGTCCTGGGGGGCCTGGCCAACCACGGCGCGACGCTGGCGACGCTCATCAACGACCTGCAGGTGACCAAGCAGGCCGCCAGCCAACTCATCGACACCCTGGTGCTGCGGGGCTACCTCGACCGGCACGTCGACGCCGAGGATCGCCGCCGGCTGGCCGTGACACTCACCGAACGAGGCCTGGCAGCGGCCGAGGAGGTCCAGCGGGCGGTGCGGTCCGTCGATTCCGAGCTCGCGGCGATGATCACCACCGAGAAGCTCGCCGTCATGCGCGAGGGGCTGTTCGCCCTCGCCGGGATCGGCTTCCGGCTCCGCGGCGAGTAG
- a CDS encoding branched-chain amino acid aminotransferase, whose protein sequence is MTSIALKPTSTPLAAAEREAILADPGFGRHFTDHMVTVAWSEGRGWHDAQLVPYAPISLDPAAMVLHYGQAIFEGLKAYRQPDGSIATFRPRANAKRFQRSARRLAMPELPEELFVASIEALVWQDRDWVPSGAERSLYLRPYLFSTEVGLGVRPANSYLYVLIASPAGPYFPRGLKPVTVWLCEDFTRAAPGGTGEAKCAGNYAGSLVAQAQAAAQGCDQVVWLDAHEHRFVEEMGGMNIFFVEGSGSDVTLVTPQLNGALLPGVTRDSLLHLARDLGYASEERLISTQEWEEGNASGAISEVFACGTAAVVTPIAGVKAAGRQWSVGDGEPGPVTQRVRAALLDIQTGAAPDPYGWMHRIVDA, encoded by the coding sequence ATGACGAGCATCGCCCTGAAGCCCACGAGCACCCCGCTGGCGGCCGCCGAGCGGGAGGCGATTCTGGCCGACCCCGGCTTCGGACGGCACTTCACCGACCACATGGTCACCGTCGCGTGGTCGGAGGGGAGGGGATGGCACGACGCGCAGCTCGTCCCGTACGCGCCGATCTCCCTCGATCCCGCCGCGATGGTGCTGCACTACGGTCAGGCGATCTTCGAGGGGCTCAAGGCCTATCGGCAGCCCGACGGCTCGATCGCGACGTTCCGACCGCGCGCCAACGCCAAGCGCTTCCAGCGCAGCGCTCGACGCCTGGCCATGCCCGAGCTGCCCGAGGAGCTCTTCGTCGCCTCGATCGAGGCGCTCGTGTGGCAGGACCGCGACTGGGTGCCGTCAGGGGCCGAGCGCAGCCTCTACCTGCGCCCCTACCTGTTCTCGACCGAGGTCGGGCTCGGGGTCCGTCCCGCGAACTCCTACCTGTACGTGCTCATCGCGTCCCCGGCCGGGCCGTACTTCCCCCGCGGCCTGAAGCCGGTCACGGTCTGGCTGTGCGAGGACTTCACGCGCGCCGCGCCGGGCGGCACCGGCGAGGCCAAGTGCGCCGGCAACTACGCGGGCTCCCTCGTGGCCCAGGCGCAGGCAGCGGCCCAGGGTTGCGACCAGGTGGTGTGGCTCGACGCGCACGAGCACCGCTTCGTCGAGGAGATGGGTGGCATGAACATCTTCTTCGTCGAGGGATCCGGGTCCGATGTCACCCTGGTCACCCCGCAGCTCAACGGGGCGCTGCTGCCCGGGGTCACCCGTGACTCACTGCTGCACCTGGCCCGCGACCTCGGTTACGCGAGCGAGGAGCGGCTCATCTCCACCCAGGAGTGGGAGGAGGGCAACGCCTCGGGGGCCATCAGCGAGGTCTTCGCCTGCGGCACCGCGGCCGTGGTCACCCCGATCGCCGGCGTCAAGGCGGCCGGTCGCCAGTGGAGCGTCGGTGACGGGGAGCCGGGTCCGGTCACCCAGCGCGTGCGTGCCGCGTTGCTGGACATCCAGACCGGCGCGGCCCCCGACCCCTACGGGTGGATGCACCGCATCGTCGACGCGTGA